From the Leishmania panamensis strain MHOM/PA/94/PSC-1 chromosome 31 sequence genome, one window contains:
- a CDS encoding hypothetical protein (TriTrypDB/GeneDB-style sysID: LpmP.31.2180), translated as MSSLGALSLVGTLLIVLLVIGTLVVVLHIAYRKDSVALEEEREPELRATAEASRTHHEPSFTQMPEAIPVERAASDNVPALGNVVIKDMNLLRSYEGELVRVDVHNSPPEALTNGAAPSDETGNQGRGLQGVGTMTGPSGQRPVSAESPPTLEDLQPTEEIAFPADLQHGGYVIVECPKGHEELAGEEDGTTAAVAPTQQLSNRRGKTPPPRLEFYRHRTSSALYGTAQYCHSPLSNSGA; from the coding sequence ATGAGCAGCCTCGGCGCCCTTTCACTGGTGGGGACGCTCCTCATTGTCCTCCTTGTTATAGGCACCCTCGTGGTTGTTTTGCATATTGCTTACCGGAAAGACAGTGTCGCTTTAGAAGAGGAACGAGAGCCTGAGTTGCGGGCCACCGCTGAAGCATCGCGTACCCATCATGAGCCGAGTTTTACGCAGATGCCAGAGGCGATCCCGGTCGAGAGAGCGGCCAGCGATAACGTCCCAGCACTTGGAAACGTGGTCATCAAAGATATGAATCTTCTGCGCAGCTACGAAGGCGAGCTTGTGCGAGTGGATGTCCACAACTCACCTCCTGAAGCACTCACTAATGGCGCAGCCCCGTCAGACGAAACGGGTAACCAGGGGCGGGGCCTCCAGGGCGTAGGCACAATGACTGGGCCTAGTGGACAACGACCAGTATCGGCCGAGTCTCCTCCAACTTTGGAAGATCTGCAACCCACTGAAGAAATTGCATTTCCAGCAGACCTCCAGCACGGCGGTTACGTCATTGTGGAGTGCCCGAAGGGTCACGAAGAGCTtgcaggagaggaggacgggaccactgccgctgtggcaccaACTCAGCAGCTATCAAACCGTAGAGGAAagacaccaccgcctcgACTTGAATTTTACCGACATAGGACCTCGAGCGCCCTTTACGGTACGGCCCAGTACTGCCACAGTCCCCTTTCAAACTCGGGTGCTTAG
- a CDS encoding hypothetical protein (TriTrypDB/GeneDB-style sysID: LpmP.31.2190): protein MDTLMSAIESVDSADTLDLTSFLQGLSDLDEVRQAVEMLLDAYNSHSGTSREALQKQCVMRSLAELLEAVHSRYTRTADASAAPATCTFWRNQTDRGTAANSSTDPRWAFTADDYLLLSMLLNETATTTNATTFAYWSRATVVVFSSATAIVFPSADMSGVCPEKAGATINKEAETTRASLESELHSLREIVAKRFTTAVESLRRVTSYEYARRSLQSSVWALLGSLAGCSSSSVGERVVEELEAAVESMLQPLNIALQEPLAGSHGGIVSCQTGGVTGSGSRSGKKTSPILLTALLQDVEDVLWAISHIAASSSSSATRQASSLLEQLCSRAVAFTVEVLLKFAQQYITLQQQRQMEFMEKEGAGGEGDGHGGARGAKRDIFRVYHVQRSVQRVLSVGLQLRRVVFPASTGSKAAEVSLVSEAAFNGLQAAVSAFGGAVFAINPVTRAMTKEDIDDDVFAVAAATTTEEERTSPLAWGNDSSDAGRLRECRRVLAPPHHLTTSGGVVGGVEGNYDFFKDEEGDTLLGRREAYLKTSLGPVTASALVDMVMLTVSHMDFLSEDAIQELHRRGLEQMQLAAAYQAQKEEVEKLRQMERQGVEAIAAGKLIEHVKDSAALHMRGIQLLRKVSARSRLERAAFTSVLGAYQHVRGEAEAHIRLTQALISRCLVQLPPSLADSAMDELLLHLRRELTRAQAQKEAAASGKTSTTTAHLNTDVASLFLASSYYQLTLQVLFMYYATQAPMHERSATWSSALLLGGGGAVAHGEDDGAGLDDAGPHAGGELIQTEAGFSIEVDNPIAFLYDDDVHRASQDVGQKRSREEPEGGGGAGDEDALVAARATTGEHDFGFLNDTVAAPSTYSHVLCRVLELIRTARLNLILLDLLLQAPVLTRYVWYYLYKHFCLSADKASCVIGMWLLRNLAVRRPVYRTCAVNILLQLCLSTHDYARRFAIKEIDQLLSATTTQGAPVLDQAAEGHLLRYAKKQLFAIPAYQRSSSSKLKRAHDGGEAAHVDEGAAVTGDTDEATAKDRVRMSTVLNRRLGLFLMLCARQPRELFPALLEVFQQCVERGNILMMQLLPENTDVRRMTQHLLKTDASNFVAAVMPLLRKRCREARPLVQSMLWAVREQLGAMAKEANSMANILEGSSDGINTASQASSTAALEALRNISNAILGHAKAMYELSGIPLGNSTQSVSLLDIRYLAPFLSFLSATELKQTYLNAFLLFLQVQLQFQRHYSNAFHQLSAKERTYVLEATELHAFQIKVLREVLVKCPVPFQDGVLRGLTRVDFFVYLHRAPQESQSRLASSMLSHPLHGETLSSTTGGILDGMHNGGETSLSAANGKKTEVLPPISVGTTKEVVSLCFELTRSFDNTTVEKLYGPPEVQKALQQLMHPPPVPSQLMATVLQAATLFLRSRYMEFIGFVVQTILTPLERASVWETDPQLWKGVILFTERYYRECSNFLVNLPDQVLTQALHEHPQLCGYFKEEHGNNASFMHVLGNL, encoded by the coding sequence ATGGACACACTCATGTCCGCTATTGAGTCAGTGGACTCGGCGGACACGCTTGACCTTACGTCCTTCCTCCAAGGGCTCAGCGACTTGGACGAGGTACGGCAGGCGGTAGAGATGCTGCTGGACGCGTACAACAGTCACAGCGGTACGAGCCGGGAGGCGCTTCAGAAACAGTGCGTAATGCGCAGCCTGGCGGAGCTACTGGAGGCCGTGCACAGTCGCTACACGCGCACCGCCGATGCGTCTGCAGCACCCGCGACTTGCACGTTTTGGCGAAACCAAACAGACAGGGGGACTGCCGCAAACTCCTCCACCGATCCGAGGTGGGCCTTCACAGCAGATGACTACCTGCTCTTGTCCATGCTCCTGAACGAGACGGCGACAACGACGAATGCCACGACCTTCGCATACTGGAGTCGGGCCACAGTAGTGGTTTTCTCCAGTGCAACCGCGATTGTGTTTCCCTCGGCCGACATGAGTGGTGTGTGTCCTGAGAAAGCGGGTGCGACTATAaacaaggaggcggagacaACGCGGGCCTCGTTGGAGTCCGAGCTACATTCCTTGCGAGAGATTGTGGCAAAGCGCTTCACAACTGCTGTGGAGAGTCTGCGTCGTGTCACGTCGTACGAGTACGCGCGACGGAGCCTGCAGAGCAGCGTCTGGGCTCTGCTAGGGTCATTGGCTGGCTGCAGTTCGTCGTCGGTCGGGGAGCGCGTGGTAGAAGAACTGGAGGCCGCTGTGGAAAGCATGTTGCAGCCCTTGAACATAGCGCTGCAGGAGCCACTCGCGGGGTCACATGGCGGAATTGTGAGTTGCCAGACCGGTGGCGTCACCGGTAGCGGCAGTCGGTCTGGCAAGAAGACGTCACCAATTCTTCTTACAGCCCTTTTGCAGGACGTCGAAGATGTGTTGTGGGCAATTTCGCATAttgccgcctcttcctcctcctccgcaacACGGCAGGCCTCCAGCTTGCTCGAGCAGCTGTGCTCGCGGGCGGTGGCCTTCACTGTGGAGGTGCTACTCAAGTTTGCGCAGCAGTACATTACGTTACAGCAACAGCGTCAGATGGAGTTcatggagaaggaaggggcggGCGGCGAGGGCGATGGTCATGGCGGTGCGAGAGGCGCCAAGAGGGACATCTTCCGGGTGTACCACGTTCAGCGCAGCGTGCAGCGAGTGTTGAGTGtggggctgcagctgcgtcgcgtCGTGTTCCCCGCCAGCACGGGCAGCAAGGCGGCTGAGGTGTCGCTAGTGAGCGAGGCGGCGTTTAATGGTCTGCAGGCAGCCGTTTCTGCGTTCGGTGGGGCGGTGTTTGCCATAAATCCCGTCACCCGCGCCATGACGAAGGAAGACATCGATGACGACGTGTTCGCtgtagcagcggcgacgacgacggaggaggagaggacaaGTCCCTTGGCTTGGGGCAAtgacagcagcgatgcaggcCGCCTTCGCGAGTGCCGTCGTGTTCTGGCGCCGCCTCATCACCTCACCACGAGCGGTGGTGTGGTCGGCGGTGTCGAGGGCAACTACGACTTCTTCAAGGATGAAGAGGGCGACACTCTACTTGGCCGCCGCGAGGCCTACCTGAAGACGTCCCTCGGCCCTGTCACAGCGTCTGCCCTGGTGGACATGGTGATGCTGACGGTGTCGCACATGGACTTCCTGAGCGAGGACGCGATCCAGGAGCTGCATCGCCGGGGTCTGGAGCAGATgcagctcgccgccgcctacCAGGCtcagaaggaggaggtggaaaaGCTGCGGCAAATGGAGCGGCAAGGTGTGGAGGCGATCGCTGCCGGGAAGCTGATTGAGCATGTGAAAGACAGTGCTGCCTTGCACATGCGCGGCATACAACTCCTTCGCAAGGTGTCCGCACGCTCCCGGCTGGAGCGcgctgccttcacctccgTTCTCGGAGCGTACCAACATGTGCGCGGCGAGGCCGAGGCGCACATTCGACTGACGCAAGCGCTCATCTCGCGCTgcctggtgcagctgcctccGTCACTGGCTGACAGCGCCATGGATGAACTTCTCCTGCACCTCCGACGGGAGCTCACGCGGGCCCAGGCGCAGAAAGAGGCCGCTGCAAGCGGCAAGACGAGCACGACCACTGCGCACCTAAACACAGACGTAgcctctctgtttcttgCCAGCTCCTACTACCAGCTAACACTGCAGGTACTGTTCATGTACTACGCCACACAGGCCCCCATGCACGAGCGGAGCGCCACCTGGAGCagtgcgctgctcctcggtggaggtggggcgGTGGCGCACGGCGAAGACGATGGGGCTGGCCTGGACGACGCCGGCCCCCACGCGGGAGGCGAGTTGATACAGACCGAGGCTGGCTTCTCGATTGAGGTGGACAATCCAATCGCCTTTCTgtacgacgacgacgttCACCGCGCCAGCCAGGACGTCGGCCAAAAGCGTTCCCGTGAAGAgccggaggggggaggcggggcgGGAGATGAGGATGCCCTGGTCGCCGCTCGTGCCACAACGGGCGAGCACGACTTCGGCTTTCTGAACGACACCGTGGCGGCCCCGTCGACGTATAGCCACGTGCTGTGCCGCGTGCTGGAGCTCATCCGAACGGCACGACTCAACCTGATTCTGCTAGATCTCCTGCTTCAGGCCCCGGTTCTTACCCGGTATGTGTGGTACTACCTCTACAAGCACTTCTGCCTCTCCGCTGACAAGGCGAGCTGCGTGATTGGAATGTGGCTCTTGCGCAACCTggctgtgcggcggccgGTGTACCGCACCTGCGCGGTGAAcatcctgctgcagctctgtcTCAGCACGCACGATTACGCACGCCGCTTCGCCATCAAGGAAATTGATCAGCTTCTCtcggccaccaccacccaagGAGCGCCGGTGCTGGACCAAGCGGCAGAGGGGCATCTGCTCCGGTACGCGAAGAAACAGCTTTTTGCCATTCCAGCCTATCAacgctcttcctcctcgaagCTGAAGCGCGCCCACGACGGTGGTGAGGCGGCGCACGTCGATGAGGGAGCAGCCGTCACTGGTGATACGGATGAGGCCACAGCTAAAGACCGTGTGAGGATGTCAACTGTGCTGAACCGGCGCCTCGGCCTCTTTCTGATGCTGTGCGCACGCCAGCCGCGCGAGCTGTTCCCCGCGCTGCTCGAAGTCTTTCAGCAGTGCGTCGAGCGTGGCAACATCCTCATGATGCAGCTCCTGCCAGAGAACACCGATGTACGTCGTATgacgcagcacctgctcaAGACGGACGCTTCCAACTTTGTGGCGGCCGTgatgccactgctgcgcaagcgctGCCGCGAGGCCCGGCCCCTCGTCCAGTCGATGCTGTGGGCGGTGCGGGAGCAGCTCGGCGCCATGGCGAAGGAGGCCAACTCGATGGCGAATATCCTCGAGGGATCCTCCGACGGAATCAACACCGCTAGTCAGGCATCTTCGACTGCCGcactggaggcgctgcgcaacaTCAGCAACGCCATTCTGGGGCACGCGAAGGCGATGTACGAGCTCAGCGGCATCCCACTGGGTAACTCGACCCAgtctgtctctctgctgGACATTCGCTACCTCGCACCATTTCTAAgttttctctctgccacgGAGCTGAAGCAAACCTATCTCAACGCCTTTCTGCTGTTTCTtcaggtgcagctgcagttccAACGTCACTACAGCAACGCGTTTCACCAGCTGTCGGCAAAGGAGCGAACCTACGTGCTAGAGGCGACGGAGCTGCACGCCTTTCAGATAAAGGTGCTGCGAGAGGTGCTCGTCAAGTGCCCCGTCCCCTTTCAAGACGGCGTGTTGCGTGGTCTGACCCGCGTGGACTTCTTCGTATACCTACATCGAGCTCCACAGGAGAGCCAATCTAGGCTCGCTTCGTCAATGCTCTCTCACCCATTGCATGGCGAAACACTCAGCAGCACGACTGGTGGCATTCTCGACGGGATGCACAATGGCGGGGAGACCTCCCTTAGTGCGGCGAATGGGAAGAAGACGGAGGTCCTTCCGCCAATTAGCGTGGGCACAACCAAGGAAGTGGTGAGCCTGTGTTTTGAGCTGACGCGAAGCTTTGACAACACGACCGTGGAGAAACTGTACGGTCCGCCAGAAGTGCAGaaggctctgcagcagctcatgcACCCGCCACCGGTACCATCACAGCTCATGGCGACAGTGCTGCAAGCCGCCACGCTGTTTCTGCGTAGCCGCTACATGGAGTTCATCGGCTTTGTCGTGCAGACAATTCTAACGCCGCTAGAGCGCGCCTCGGTGTGGGAAACGGACCCGCAACTGTGGAAGGGCGTCATTCTTTTCACGGAACGCTACTACCGCGAGTGCAGTAATTTCCTTGTGAACTTGCCTGACCAGGTCTTAACGCAAGCGCTGCACGAACACCCGCAGCTGTGCGGGTACTTCAAGGAGGAACACGGCAACAACGCCTCCTTTATGCACGTCCTAGGAAACTTGTGA
- a CDS encoding hypothetical protein (TriTrypDB/GeneDB-style sysID: LpmP.31.2200), whose translation MHRNTINAKKGGGSRPTITATDRGDGVNVNRQSSLLPGEVRTPSMIVTLSEAWGDNSADWAAPGSSSVWEEEALSRHSVPTPLRNYGRSDVWASAAGSPLMGDDIAHQPSFGQAEAKNDPDSLDTAELAAAALQGLSPQGALHEDSHDVHGSLPQRQALQPRYSTSFNYGYDSRFGSMHITPPMNNLTQYFPPPQLQQPPPGSNYFMVQEGSVAPNAMFGESTPMSRGGVYPATLGSDAVLSSPVGLSYVPRLEDKEVAHRIIASAGLPLSINSLVDYIHGGQPHAPAHAAALGTTQNALRNYPNLSEPPTEEERFGGRGVASGSNGGRPQRGRHGQPSQGHGGPTTSSSAQGSGFAVSGPDTSSGSRQDQPLTPQSNYSSGFMVSAGISPTTPSRTSARAPYGPHGNGVSGRYKSESKYLSDLLHFHANFFPPPPPPRVPNEERRSRAELWYHYASKWDITHRLPPPPRTPLPEMELEYRMHLQQMTRVPYHGDGWLQLSERWFNVMQELFDFPEENVGEEVDFSIVLQQAVLS comes from the coding sequence ATGCACAGGAACACCATCAACGCGAAGAAGGGTGGTGGTAGTAGACCTACTATCACAGCGACAGaccgcggcgacggcgtcaaCGTCAACCGGCAAAGCAGTCTTCTGCCTGGCGAGGTGCGCACGCCATCCATGATAGTCACGCTTTCCGAGGCCTGGGGCGACAACAGCGCCGACTGGGCAGCGCCTGGCAGTAGCTCCGTctgggaagaagaagcgctgaGCCGTCATTCGGTGCCGACTCCCCTCCGAAACTACGGCCGCAGTGATGTGTGGGCCTCTGCGGCGGGGTCACCGCTAATGGGCGACGACATCGCTCATCAGCCCAGCTTCGGACAGGCTGAAGCGAAGAACGACCCAGATAGCCTAGACACTGCCGAGTTGGCCGCGGCAGCTCTTCAGGGCTTATCGCCCCAAGGTGCGCTGCACGAGGACTCACACGATGTTCATGGGTCCCTACCGCAGCGACAGGCGTTGCAACCGCGCTACTCGACCAGTTTTAACTACGGCTACGACAGCCGCTTTGGCTCAATGCACATAACGCCGCCGATGAACAATCTCACGCAGTATTTCCCACCAccccagctgcagcagccacctCCGGGATCGAACTACTTCATGGTGCAGGAAGGCTCAGTTGCACCGAACGCGATGTTTGGAGAATCTACTCCGATGTCTCGCGGTGGTGTCTACCCAGCTACCCTTGGGAGTGACGCGGTGTTATCCAGCCCCGTCGGGCTGTCGTACGTGCCACGCTTAGAGgacaaggaggtggcgcaccgCATTATCGCCTCCGCAGGTTTGCCACTATCAATAAACTCGCTTGTCGACTACATTCATGGCGGCCAGCCACACGCGCCagcgcacgccgccgcactgGGCACAACTCAGAATGCGCTTCGCAACTACCCCAACCTGAGTGAACCCCccacagaggaagagaggttCGGAGGTCGCGGTGTTGCCAGTGGCTCGAATGGTGGCCGCCCACAGCGTGGCAGACACGGGCAGCCGTCCCAGGGCCACGGTGGACCGACGACTTCGTCCTCGGCGCAGGGCAGCGGGTTTGCCGTCTCTGGTCcggacaccagcagcggctctcGGCAAGACCAGCCGCTGACGCCGCAGTCCAACTACAGTAGCGGCTTTATGGTGTCTGCGGGCATCAGCCCCACAACGCCTTCGAGGACATCGGCGCGCGCTCCTTATGGCCCACATGGAAATGGCGTCTCCGGGCGCTACAAGAGCGAGAGTAAGTACCTTAGCGACTTGCTACACTTTCACGCGAATTTTtttcccccacctccaccgccgcgtgTGCCCAACGAggagcgccgcagccgcgctgAACTTTGGTATCACTACGCAAGCAAGTGGGACATCACAcaccgcctgccgccgccgccgcgtacgCCACTTCCAGAGATGGAGCTGGAGTACCGCATGCACCTTCAGCAAATGACGCGTGTGCCGTATCACGGAGACGGGTGGCTACAGCTGAGCGAGCGGTGGTTCAACGTTATGCAGGAACTCTTTGACTTCCCCGAGGAGAACGTTGGCGAAGAAGTGGACTTCAGCATTGTTCTCCAGCAGGCAGTGCTAAGCTAA
- a CDS encoding hypothetical protein (TriTrypDB/GeneDB-style sysID: LpmP.31.2210), with product MKTLAKRQRSESVNEAKPHRAARKESTTTSHSAPSPAASRTLTTASDTDATSSAAVATPYDRKPCKNALLVVSTCHAVMAGLVYRKEKFYIKFSVKRHVGRVNSVAVAERYIASSGVDERVFLFTNKAEERLTAPMRKKMQEAGEPLAVRLADLGSIAPPAEVTVLVFADGSQHLLCGCLDGQLLIYRCRDWSVRSALAVHEKALVGLAVHPRSHGSLAVTVGEDRTIAVLDLVKGKLLTKWKYNPSPAAPGNVSQKAGGSASEEAERPSAFAPAAREELVGVLFSPQGTRLVVFSRFSFVVYDSAVMEPLCSFRCANPQPPSEMHRFAFFSETELIVGTEVGALQVCRIEETSDKLLNMTATLTPVSVTHPESVREKAAALLATPVKMEVETRQKSPLRHVNRIKGLQVQGSTVFSIDSSGIVIAWNAKRTAAGPLSLQYVTSANCQGRVTGMELYPLHVHDIQKSPPAKGCASGLKLNRR from the coding sequence ATGAAAACCCTcgcgaagcggcagcggtcaGAGTCGGTGAACGAGGCGAAACCACATCGCGCTGCAAGAAAGGaaagcaccaccacctcgcacTCGGCACCCTCGCCAGCAGCATCTCGCACCTTGACGACAGCCTCCGACACAGATGCCACGAGTTcagctgccgtcgccactcCCTATGATCGAAAGCCCTGCAAAAATGCCCTTCTCGTTGTGAGTACTTGCCACGCCGTCATGGCTGGCCTCGTGTACCGGAAGGAGAAATTCTACATAAAGTTCTCGGTGAAGCGTCATGTCGGTCGTGTAAACAGTGTGGCAGTAGCGGAGCGCTAcatcgccagcagcggcgttgaTGAGCGGGTCTTTCTCTTCACAAACAAGGCTGAGGAGCGCCTGACAGCGCCAATGCGCAAGAAGATGCAGGAGGCTGGCGAGCCTCTCGCAGTGCGCCTAGCTGATCTAGGCAGCATCGCGCCTCCAGCTGAAGTAACCGTGCTCGTCTTTGCCGATGGCTCTCAACACCTACTGTGTGGCTGCTTAGATGGTCAGCTGCTCATCTACCGGTGCCGCGACTGGTCCGTTAGAAGCGCGCTCGCGGTGCATGAGAAGGCCCTTGTTGGACTTGCTGTGCACCCCAGAAGCCACGGCAGTCTTGCCGTCACGGTAGGAGAGGATCGCACGATTGCCGTGCTCGACCTTGTGAAGGGGAAGCTGCTGACAAAGTGGAAGTACAACCCctcgcctgcagcacctggcAACGTCTCTCAGAAGGCTGGGGGCAGCGCTtcggaagaggcggagaggccCTCCGCCTTTGCCCCTGCTGCCCGCGAAGAACTCGTTGgtgtcctcttctctcctcaaGGCACCCGACTGGTTGTTTTTAGTCGTTTTTCGTTTGTCGTCTACGACTCCGCTGTCATGGAGCCACTCTGTAGCTTCCGCTGTGCCAACCCGCAGCCACCGAGCGAGATGCACCgcttcgccttcttctccgaGACGGAGCTCATCGTGGGCACCGAGGTGGGTGCACTTCAAGTGTGCCGCATTGAAGAAACTTCTGATAAACTGTTGAACATGACAGCGACGTTGACGCCAGTGTCGGTGACACACCCGGAGAGCGTACGCGAGAAGGCGGCTGCGCTGTTAGCAACACCAGTGaagatggaggtggagacgCGCCAAAAGAGCCCGTTGCGGCACGTCAACCGTATAAAGGGACTGCAGGTGCAGGGCAGCACCGTCTTCTCCATAGACTCCAGCGGCATTGTCATTGCATGGAATGCAAAGAGGACGGCGGCTGGTCCGCTGAGTCTGCAGTACGTGACGAGTGCAAACTGTCAAGGCCGTGTGACGGGCATGGAGCTCTACCCCCTGCATGTGCACGACATCCAAAAATCCCCACCAGCGAAGGGCTGCGCGAGTGGCCTAAAACTAAACCGGCGCTAA